The following proteins are encoded in a genomic region of Takifugu flavidus isolate HTHZ2018 chromosome 3, ASM371156v2, whole genome shotgun sequence:
- the abi3bpb gene encoding ABI family, member 3 (NESH) binding protein b isoform X7 encodes MSAIAVLLRILVLLHGGMFLLNAGPAQRTRVRRQNMKVRINATGDTIVMKFVRPSPDVKLEGYILGYGSSMFSKQFIQLPENGQPYETEMDAEPKYLVAVQPIPVNDVKKHCTGKVNLEKPLHLVIDSVSPTTVLLSWGNYLKTPYEGNILNECLEDGFYTIRYRERNRKWIYQTCPTSETVIDNLKPNTPYEFGVRSNKDDRRGTWSKPIIHNTNMGDKSAKKPFKLHNPLAKPMKPLGPLFPPRPALHNRTRLSPLLKNFAFPGAPRTFVNGQPHRGISPPKPALWSRPQLGSPARPSIPLNKKPNMVGKPGETDKLNSLKQKDKLPISKPKVPLATTKPTKQDRKQTTTFAPTTAASRQESWEDSELFKPQPSSDLDALGKKRYVAPHVIYQTGKKPDEPCSITSSLNYFPEDEPGEVNVTSPPRSPPSNLTVVTVEGCPSFVILDWEKSDNDTTEYEVISTAKGPDGEQVSVLTTNQTHTAVENLRPESSYEFTVKPKNDLGIGPESEPVSFNTESADPRVSENVSGKDAIWTQFPFTTDSHSDCHGKQYVKRTWYRKFVGVQLCNSLRYKIYLSDTLNGKFYNIGDQSGFGEDHCQFVDSFLDGRTGRHLRADLLPSRLGFYRALRQEPVHFGQIGGHSHVSYVSWYECGIPIPGKW; translated from the exons ATGTCGGCCATCGCTGTCCTCCTCCGCATCCTGGTTCTCCTGCACGGAGGGATGTTTCTCCTCAACGCCGGCCCCGCGCAGAGGACCAGAG tGCGTCGTCAGAACATGAAGGTTCGGATCAACGCCACCGGCGACACCATCGTGATGAAGTTTGTGCGTCCGAGTCCCGATGTGAAGCTGGAGGGCTACATCCTGGGATACGGCAGCAGCATGTTCTCCAAACAGTTCATCCAGCTGCCCGAGAACGGACAACCGTACGAGACGGAGATGG ACGCTGAGCCAAAGTACCTGGTGGCCGTCCAGCCAATCCCAGTCAACGACGTGAAGAAACACTGCACAG GGAAGGTGAATCTGGAGAAGCCGCTGCACCTGGTGATCGACTCGGTCAGCCCCACCACGGTGCTGCTGTCCTGGGGAAACTACCTAAAGACCCCCTACGAAGGGAACATCCTGAACGAGTGTCTGGAGGACGG GTTCTACACCATCCGttacagagagaggaacaggAAATGGATCTATCAGACCTGCCCAACCAGCGAAACCGTCATCGACAACCTGAAACCCAACACTCCCTACGAGTTTGGCGTACGCTCCAACAAAGATGACCGCAGGGGCACGTGGAGTAAACCGATTATCCACAACACCAACATGGGCG ATAAGAGTGCAAAGAAGCCTTTCAAGCTGCATAATCCTTTGGCCAAACCAATG AAACCTCTCGGCCCACTCTTCCCTCCTCGTCCTG CTCTGCACAACCGGACTCgactctctcctctgctcaaaAACTTCGCTTTCCCCGGAGCCCCTCGAACCTTCG TTAACGGACAGCCACACCGCGGCATTTCCCCTCCTAAACCCGCGTTATGGTCCAGACCTCAACTGG GATCTCCTGCTCGCCCGTCCATTCCGCTCAACAAGAAACCAAATATGGTGGGGAAACCAGGAGAAACAG ACAAACTGAACAGCTTGAAGCAGAAGGACAAGTTGCCCATTTCAAAGCCCAAAGTTCCCCTAGCGACCACCAAGCCCACCAAACAGGACCGGAAACAGACCACCACGTTCGCCCCAACAACAGCAG CAAGTCGACAGGAATCCTGGGAAGACTCGGAGCTCTTCAAACCACAGCCATCTTCTGACCTTGATGCTCTAGGAAAGAAACGATATGTAG CCCCTCATGTCATCTACCAAACGGGCAAGAAACCTGACGAGCcgtgctccatcacctcctccctcaACTACTTCCCAGAAGATGAACCTGGCGAGGTGAATGTGACTTCGCCACCTCGTTCTCCTCCCTCCAACCTTACTGTGGTGACGGTGGAAGGATGCCCGTCCTTCGTCATCCTGGACTGGGAAAAATCAGACAATGACACCACCG AGTATGAAGTCATCTCCACGGCCAAAGGTCCCGATGGTGAGCAGGTTTCTGTCCTCACCACCAACCAGACCCACACAGCTGTCGAGAACCTCagaccagagagcag CTACGAGTTTACGGTGAAGCCAAAGAACGATCTGGGGATCGGCCCCGAGAGTGAACCCGTGTCTTTCAACACAGAATCAG CCGATCCGCGGGTGAGCGAGAACGTCTCTG GGAAAGATGCCATTTGGACCCAGTTCCCCTTCACCACAGACTCGCACTCGGACTGTCACGGCAAACAGTACGTGAAGAGGACGTGGTACCGCAAGTTTGTCGGAGTCCAGCTGTGCAACTCGCTGCGGTACAAGATCTACCTGAGCGACACGCTCAACG GTAAATTCTACAACATTGGCGACCAGTCTGGCTTCGGCGAGGATCATTGCCAGTTCGTGGATTCTTTCTTGGATGGAAGAACAGGCAGGCACCTCAGAGCAGACCTGCTCCCATCCAGACTCG GTTTCTACAGAGCCCTCCGACAGGAGCCGGTCCACTTTGGCCAGATTGGTGGACACTCCCATGTCAGCTACGTGTCGTGGTACGAGTGTGGAATCCCCATCCCAGGCAAATGGTGA
- the abi3bpb gene encoding ABI family, member 3 (NESH) binding protein b isoform X6, with translation MSAIAVLLRILVLLHGGMFLLNAGPAQRTRVRRQNMKVRINATGDTIVMKFVRPSPDVKLEGYILGYGSSMFSKQFIQLPENGQPYETEMDAEPKYLVAVQPIPVNDVKKHCTGKVNLEKPLHLVIDSVSPTTVLLSWGNYLKTPYEGNILNECLEDGFYTIRYRERNRKWIYQTCPTSETVIDNLKPNTPYEFGVRSNKDDRRGTWSKPIIHNTNMGDKSAKKPFKLHNPLAKPMKPLGPLFPPRPALHNRTRLSPLLKNFAFPGAPRTFAYGKSQDGSSLLRSALANERDKTNWGSPARPSIPLNKKPNMVGKPGETDKLNSLKQKDKLPISKPKVPLATTKPTKQDRKQTTTFAPTTAASRQESWEDSELFKPQPSSDLDALGKKRYVAPHVIYQTGKKPDEPCSITSSLNYFPEDEPGEVNVTSPPRSPPSNLTVVTVEGCPSFVILDWEKSDNDTTEYEVISTAKGPDGEQVSVLTTNQTHTAVENLRPESSYEFTVKPKNDLGIGPESEPVSFNTESADPRVSENVSGKDAIWTQFPFTTDSHSDCHGKQYVKRTWYRKFVGVQLCNSLRYKIYLSDTLNGKFYNIGDQSGFGEDHCQFVDSFLDGRTGRHLRADLLPSRLGFYRALRQEPVHFGQIGGHSHVSYVSWYECGIPIPGKW, from the exons ATGTCGGCCATCGCTGTCCTCCTCCGCATCCTGGTTCTCCTGCACGGAGGGATGTTTCTCCTCAACGCCGGCCCCGCGCAGAGGACCAGAG tGCGTCGTCAGAACATGAAGGTTCGGATCAACGCCACCGGCGACACCATCGTGATGAAGTTTGTGCGTCCGAGTCCCGATGTGAAGCTGGAGGGCTACATCCTGGGATACGGCAGCAGCATGTTCTCCAAACAGTTCATCCAGCTGCCCGAGAACGGACAACCGTACGAGACGGAGATGG ACGCTGAGCCAAAGTACCTGGTGGCCGTCCAGCCAATCCCAGTCAACGACGTGAAGAAACACTGCACAG GGAAGGTGAATCTGGAGAAGCCGCTGCACCTGGTGATCGACTCGGTCAGCCCCACCACGGTGCTGCTGTCCTGGGGAAACTACCTAAAGACCCCCTACGAAGGGAACATCCTGAACGAGTGTCTGGAGGACGG GTTCTACACCATCCGttacagagagaggaacaggAAATGGATCTATCAGACCTGCCCAACCAGCGAAACCGTCATCGACAACCTGAAACCCAACACTCCCTACGAGTTTGGCGTACGCTCCAACAAAGATGACCGCAGGGGCACGTGGAGTAAACCGATTATCCACAACACCAACATGGGCG ATAAGAGTGCAAAGAAGCCTTTCAAGCTGCATAATCCTTTGGCCAAACCAATG AAACCTCTCGGCCCACTCTTCCCTCCTCGTCCTG CTCTGCACAACCGGACTCgactctctcctctgctcaaaAACTTCGCTTTCCCCGGAGCCCCTCGAACCTTCG CTTACGGCAAATCACAGGACGGATCATCTTTGCTGAGATCAGCTCTGGCCAATGAGAGAGACAAAACTAACTGGG GATCTCCTGCTCGCCCGTCCATTCCGCTCAACAAGAAACCAAATATGGTGGGGAAACCAGGAGAAACAG ACAAACTGAACAGCTTGAAGCAGAAGGACAAGTTGCCCATTTCAAAGCCCAAAGTTCCCCTAGCGACCACCAAGCCCACCAAACAGGACCGGAAACAGACCACCACGTTCGCCCCAACAACAGCAG CAAGTCGACAGGAATCCTGGGAAGACTCGGAGCTCTTCAAACCACAGCCATCTTCTGACCTTGATGCTCTAGGAAAGAAACGATATGTAG CCCCTCATGTCATCTACCAAACGGGCAAGAAACCTGACGAGCcgtgctccatcacctcctccctcaACTACTTCCCAGAAGATGAACCTGGCGAGGTGAATGTGACTTCGCCACCTCGTTCTCCTCCCTCCAACCTTACTGTGGTGACGGTGGAAGGATGCCCGTCCTTCGTCATCCTGGACTGGGAAAAATCAGACAATGACACCACCG AGTATGAAGTCATCTCCACGGCCAAAGGTCCCGATGGTGAGCAGGTTTCTGTCCTCACCACCAACCAGACCCACACAGCTGTCGAGAACCTCagaccagagagcag CTACGAGTTTACGGTGAAGCCAAAGAACGATCTGGGGATCGGCCCCGAGAGTGAACCCGTGTCTTTCAACACAGAATCAG CCGATCCGCGGGTGAGCGAGAACGTCTCTG GGAAAGATGCCATTTGGACCCAGTTCCCCTTCACCACAGACTCGCACTCGGACTGTCACGGCAAACAGTACGTGAAGAGGACGTGGTACCGCAAGTTTGTCGGAGTCCAGCTGTGCAACTCGCTGCGGTACAAGATCTACCTGAGCGACACGCTCAACG GTAAATTCTACAACATTGGCGACCAGTCTGGCTTCGGCGAGGATCATTGCCAGTTCGTGGATTCTTTCTTGGATGGAAGAACAGGCAGGCACCTCAGAGCAGACCTGCTCCCATCCAGACTCG GTTTCTACAGAGCCCTCCGACAGGAGCCGGTCCACTTTGGCCAGATTGGTGGACACTCCCATGTCAGCTACGTGTCGTGGTACGAGTGTGGAATCCCCATCCCAGGCAAATGGTGA
- the abi3bpb gene encoding ABI family, member 3 (NESH) binding protein b isoform X8, which yields MSAIAVLLRILVLLHGGMFLLNAGPAQRTRVRRQNMKVRINATGDTIVMKFVRPSPDVKLEGYILGYGSSMFSKQFIQLPENGQPYETEMDAEPKYLVAVQPIPVNDVKKHCTGKVNLEKPLHLVIDSVSPTTVLLSWGNYLKTPYEGNILNECLEDGFYTIRYRERNRKWIYQTCPTSETVIDNLKPNTPYEFGVRSNKDDRRGTWSKPIIHNTNMGDKSAKKPFKLHNPLAKPMKPLGPLFPPRPALHNRTRLSPLLKNFAFPGAPRTFGSPARPSIPLNKKPNMVGKPGETDKLNSLKQKDKLPISKPKVPLATTKPTKQDRKQTTTFAPTTAASRQESWEDSELFKPQPSSDLDALGKKRYVAPHVIYQTGKKPDEPCSITSSLNYFPEDEPGEVNVTSPPRSPPSNLTVVTVEGCPSFVILDWEKSDNDTTEYEVISTAKGPDGEQVSVLTTNQTHTAVENLRPESSYEFTVKPKNDLGIGPESEPVSFNTESADPRVSENVSGKDAIWTQFPFTTDSHSDCHGKQYVKRTWYRKFVGVQLCNSLRYKIYLSDTLNGKFYNIGDQSGFGEDHCQFVDSFLDGRTGRHLRADLLPSRLGFYRALRQEPVHFGQIGGHSHVSYVSWYECGIPIPGKW from the exons ATGTCGGCCATCGCTGTCCTCCTCCGCATCCTGGTTCTCCTGCACGGAGGGATGTTTCTCCTCAACGCCGGCCCCGCGCAGAGGACCAGAG tGCGTCGTCAGAACATGAAGGTTCGGATCAACGCCACCGGCGACACCATCGTGATGAAGTTTGTGCGTCCGAGTCCCGATGTGAAGCTGGAGGGCTACATCCTGGGATACGGCAGCAGCATGTTCTCCAAACAGTTCATCCAGCTGCCCGAGAACGGACAACCGTACGAGACGGAGATGG ACGCTGAGCCAAAGTACCTGGTGGCCGTCCAGCCAATCCCAGTCAACGACGTGAAGAAACACTGCACAG GGAAGGTGAATCTGGAGAAGCCGCTGCACCTGGTGATCGACTCGGTCAGCCCCACCACGGTGCTGCTGTCCTGGGGAAACTACCTAAAGACCCCCTACGAAGGGAACATCCTGAACGAGTGTCTGGAGGACGG GTTCTACACCATCCGttacagagagaggaacaggAAATGGATCTATCAGACCTGCCCAACCAGCGAAACCGTCATCGACAACCTGAAACCCAACACTCCCTACGAGTTTGGCGTACGCTCCAACAAAGATGACCGCAGGGGCACGTGGAGTAAACCGATTATCCACAACACCAACATGGGCG ATAAGAGTGCAAAGAAGCCTTTCAAGCTGCATAATCCTTTGGCCAAACCAATG AAACCTCTCGGCCCACTCTTCCCTCCTCGTCCTG CTCTGCACAACCGGACTCgactctctcctctgctcaaaAACTTCGCTTTCCCCGGAGCCCCTCGAACCTTCG GATCTCCTGCTCGCCCGTCCATTCCGCTCAACAAGAAACCAAATATGGTGGGGAAACCAGGAGAAACAG ACAAACTGAACAGCTTGAAGCAGAAGGACAAGTTGCCCATTTCAAAGCCCAAAGTTCCCCTAGCGACCACCAAGCCCACCAAACAGGACCGGAAACAGACCACCACGTTCGCCCCAACAACAGCAG CAAGTCGACAGGAATCCTGGGAAGACTCGGAGCTCTTCAAACCACAGCCATCTTCTGACCTTGATGCTCTAGGAAAGAAACGATATGTAG CCCCTCATGTCATCTACCAAACGGGCAAGAAACCTGACGAGCcgtgctccatcacctcctccctcaACTACTTCCCAGAAGATGAACCTGGCGAGGTGAATGTGACTTCGCCACCTCGTTCTCCTCCCTCCAACCTTACTGTGGTGACGGTGGAAGGATGCCCGTCCTTCGTCATCCTGGACTGGGAAAAATCAGACAATGACACCACCG AGTATGAAGTCATCTCCACGGCCAAAGGTCCCGATGGTGAGCAGGTTTCTGTCCTCACCACCAACCAGACCCACACAGCTGTCGAGAACCTCagaccagagagcag CTACGAGTTTACGGTGAAGCCAAAGAACGATCTGGGGATCGGCCCCGAGAGTGAACCCGTGTCTTTCAACACAGAATCAG CCGATCCGCGGGTGAGCGAGAACGTCTCTG GGAAAGATGCCATTTGGACCCAGTTCCCCTTCACCACAGACTCGCACTCGGACTGTCACGGCAAACAGTACGTGAAGAGGACGTGGTACCGCAAGTTTGTCGGAGTCCAGCTGTGCAACTCGCTGCGGTACAAGATCTACCTGAGCGACACGCTCAACG GTAAATTCTACAACATTGGCGACCAGTCTGGCTTCGGCGAGGATCATTGCCAGTTCGTGGATTCTTTCTTGGATGGAAGAACAGGCAGGCACCTCAGAGCAGACCTGCTCCCATCCAGACTCG GTTTCTACAGAGCCCTCCGACAGGAGCCGGTCCACTTTGGCCAGATTGGTGGACACTCCCATGTCAGCTACGTGTCGTGGTACGAGTGTGGAATCCCCATCCCAGGCAAATGGTGA
- the abi3bpb gene encoding ABI family, member 3 (NESH) binding protein b isoform X3 codes for MSAIAVLLRILVLLHGGMFLLNAGPAQRTRVRRQNMKVRINATGDTIVMKFVRPSPDVKLEGYILGYGSSMFSKQFIQLPENGQPYETEMDAEPKYLVAVQPIPVNDVKKHCTGKVNLEKPLHLVIDSVSPTTVLLSWGNYLKTPYEGNILNECLEDGFYTIRYRERNRKWIYQTCPTSETVIDNLKPNTPYEFGVRSNKDDRRGTWSKPIIHNTNMGDKSAKKPFKLHNPLAKPMKPLGPLFPPRPALHNRTRLSPLLKNFAFPGAPRTFDMENAIRNDSNPPATPPSALSQLLPTIAPPVTTTAPIFKLLSNDDLHLGQTTKDNKRADTDRLATPTNAPEKSYNPAAYGKSQDGSSLLRSALANERDKTNWVNGQPHRGISPPKPALWSRPQLGSPARPSIPLNKKPNMVGKPGETDKLNSLKQKDKLPISKPKVPLATTKPTKQDRKQTTTFAPTTAASRQESWEDSELFKPQPSSDLDALGKKRYVAPHVIYQTGKKPDEPCSITSSLNYFPEDEPGEVNVTSPPRSPPSNLTVVTVEGCPSFVILDWEKSDNDTTEYEVISTAKGPDGEQVSVLTTNQTHTAVENLRPESSYEFTVKPKNDLGIGPESEPVSFNTESADPRVSENVSGKDAIWTQFPFTTDSHSDCHGKQYVKRTWYRKFVGVQLCNSLRYKIYLSDTLNGKFYNIGDQSGFGEDHCQFVDSFLDGRTGRHLRADLLPSRLGFYRALRQEPVHFGQIGGHSHVSYVSWYECGIPIPGKW; via the exons ATGTCGGCCATCGCTGTCCTCCTCCGCATCCTGGTTCTCCTGCACGGAGGGATGTTTCTCCTCAACGCCGGCCCCGCGCAGAGGACCAGAG tGCGTCGTCAGAACATGAAGGTTCGGATCAACGCCACCGGCGACACCATCGTGATGAAGTTTGTGCGTCCGAGTCCCGATGTGAAGCTGGAGGGCTACATCCTGGGATACGGCAGCAGCATGTTCTCCAAACAGTTCATCCAGCTGCCCGAGAACGGACAACCGTACGAGACGGAGATGG ACGCTGAGCCAAAGTACCTGGTGGCCGTCCAGCCAATCCCAGTCAACGACGTGAAGAAACACTGCACAG GGAAGGTGAATCTGGAGAAGCCGCTGCACCTGGTGATCGACTCGGTCAGCCCCACCACGGTGCTGCTGTCCTGGGGAAACTACCTAAAGACCCCCTACGAAGGGAACATCCTGAACGAGTGTCTGGAGGACGG GTTCTACACCATCCGttacagagagaggaacaggAAATGGATCTATCAGACCTGCCCAACCAGCGAAACCGTCATCGACAACCTGAAACCCAACACTCCCTACGAGTTTGGCGTACGCTCCAACAAAGATGACCGCAGGGGCACGTGGAGTAAACCGATTATCCACAACACCAACATGGGCG ATAAGAGTGCAAAGAAGCCTTTCAAGCTGCATAATCCTTTGGCCAAACCAATG AAACCTCTCGGCCCACTCTTCCCTCCTCGTCCTG CTCTGCACAACCGGACTCgactctctcctctgctcaaaAACTTCGCTTTCCCCGGAGCCCCTCGAACCTTCG ACATGGAAAACGCTATTAGAAATGACTCCAACCCACCAGCGACTCCTCCATCTGCCCTCTCCCAACTCCTGCCCACCATTGCCCCACCAGTCACCACAACAGCCCCCATCTTTAAATTACTCTCCAATGATGACTTGCATCTCGGGCAAACTACTAAGGACAACAAACGGGCAGACACGGACAGACTAGCTACTCCCACTAATGCACCCGAGAAGTCTTATAACCCCGCTG CTTACGGCAAATCACAGGACGGATCATCTTTGCTGAGATCAGCTCTGGCCAATGAGAGAGACAAAACTAACTGGG TTAACGGACAGCCACACCGCGGCATTTCCCCTCCTAAACCCGCGTTATGGTCCAGACCTCAACTGG GATCTCCTGCTCGCCCGTCCATTCCGCTCAACAAGAAACCAAATATGGTGGGGAAACCAGGAGAAACAG ACAAACTGAACAGCTTGAAGCAGAAGGACAAGTTGCCCATTTCAAAGCCCAAAGTTCCCCTAGCGACCACCAAGCCCACCAAACAGGACCGGAAACAGACCACCACGTTCGCCCCAACAACAGCAG CAAGTCGACAGGAATCCTGGGAAGACTCGGAGCTCTTCAAACCACAGCCATCTTCTGACCTTGATGCTCTAGGAAAGAAACGATATGTAG CCCCTCATGTCATCTACCAAACGGGCAAGAAACCTGACGAGCcgtgctccatcacctcctccctcaACTACTTCCCAGAAGATGAACCTGGCGAGGTGAATGTGACTTCGCCACCTCGTTCTCCTCCCTCCAACCTTACTGTGGTGACGGTGGAAGGATGCCCGTCCTTCGTCATCCTGGACTGGGAAAAATCAGACAATGACACCACCG AGTATGAAGTCATCTCCACGGCCAAAGGTCCCGATGGTGAGCAGGTTTCTGTCCTCACCACCAACCAGACCCACACAGCTGTCGAGAACCTCagaccagagagcag CTACGAGTTTACGGTGAAGCCAAAGAACGATCTGGGGATCGGCCCCGAGAGTGAACCCGTGTCTTTCAACACAGAATCAG CCGATCCGCGGGTGAGCGAGAACGTCTCTG GGAAAGATGCCATTTGGACCCAGTTCCCCTTCACCACAGACTCGCACTCGGACTGTCACGGCAAACAGTACGTGAAGAGGACGTGGTACCGCAAGTTTGTCGGAGTCCAGCTGTGCAACTCGCTGCGGTACAAGATCTACCTGAGCGACACGCTCAACG GTAAATTCTACAACATTGGCGACCAGTCTGGCTTCGGCGAGGATCATTGCCAGTTCGTGGATTCTTTCTTGGATGGAAGAACAGGCAGGCACCTCAGAGCAGACCTGCTCCCATCCAGACTCG GTTTCTACAGAGCCCTCCGACAGGAGCCGGTCCACTTTGGCCAGATTGGTGGACACTCCCATGTCAGCTACGTGTCGTGGTACGAGTGTGGAATCCCCATCCCAGGCAAATGGTGA
- the abi3bpb gene encoding ABI family, member 3 (NESH) binding protein b isoform X4 has protein sequence MSAIAVLLRILVLLHGGMFLLNAGPAQRTRVRRQNMKVRINATGDTIVMKFVRPSPDVKLEGYILGYGSSMFSKQFIQLPENGQPYETEMDAEPKYLVAVQPIPVNDVKKHCTGKVNLEKPLHLVIDSVSPTTVLLSWGNYLKTPYEGNILNECLEDGFYTIRYRERNRKWIYQTCPTSETVIDNLKPNTPYEFGVRSNKDDRRGTWSKPIIHNTNMGDKSAKKPFKLHNPLAKPMKPLGPLFPPRPALHNRTRLSPLLKNFAFPGAPRTFVQPENEQETLPLPDSAEPKWPRVSFDMENAIRNDSNPPATPPSALSQLLPTIAPPVTTTAPIFKLLSNDDLHLGQTTKDNKRADTDRLATPTNAPEKSYNPAGSPARPSIPLNKKPNMVGKPGETDKLNSLKQKDKLPISKPKVPLATTKPTKQDRKQTTTFAPTTAASRQESWEDSELFKPQPSSDLDALGKKRYVAPHVIYQTGKKPDEPCSITSSLNYFPEDEPGEVNVTSPPRSPPSNLTVVTVEGCPSFVILDWEKSDNDTTEYEVISTAKGPDGEQVSVLTTNQTHTAVENLRPESSYEFTVKPKNDLGIGPESEPVSFNTESADPRVSENVSGKDAIWTQFPFTTDSHSDCHGKQYVKRTWYRKFVGVQLCNSLRYKIYLSDTLNGKFYNIGDQSGFGEDHCQFVDSFLDGRTGRHLRADLLPSRLGFYRALRQEPVHFGQIGGHSHVSYVSWYECGIPIPGKW, from the exons ATGTCGGCCATCGCTGTCCTCCTCCGCATCCTGGTTCTCCTGCACGGAGGGATGTTTCTCCTCAACGCCGGCCCCGCGCAGAGGACCAGAG tGCGTCGTCAGAACATGAAGGTTCGGATCAACGCCACCGGCGACACCATCGTGATGAAGTTTGTGCGTCCGAGTCCCGATGTGAAGCTGGAGGGCTACATCCTGGGATACGGCAGCAGCATGTTCTCCAAACAGTTCATCCAGCTGCCCGAGAACGGACAACCGTACGAGACGGAGATGG ACGCTGAGCCAAAGTACCTGGTGGCCGTCCAGCCAATCCCAGTCAACGACGTGAAGAAACACTGCACAG GGAAGGTGAATCTGGAGAAGCCGCTGCACCTGGTGATCGACTCGGTCAGCCCCACCACGGTGCTGCTGTCCTGGGGAAACTACCTAAAGACCCCCTACGAAGGGAACATCCTGAACGAGTGTCTGGAGGACGG GTTCTACACCATCCGttacagagagaggaacaggAAATGGATCTATCAGACCTGCCCAACCAGCGAAACCGTCATCGACAACCTGAAACCCAACACTCCCTACGAGTTTGGCGTACGCTCCAACAAAGATGACCGCAGGGGCACGTGGAGTAAACCGATTATCCACAACACCAACATGGGCG ATAAGAGTGCAAAGAAGCCTTTCAAGCTGCATAATCCTTTGGCCAAACCAATG AAACCTCTCGGCCCACTCTTCCCTCCTCGTCCTG CTCTGCACAACCGGACTCgactctctcctctgctcaaaAACTTCGCTTTCCCCGGAGCCCCTCGAACCTTCG TGCAACCCGAAAACGAGCAGGAAACGTTGCCTCTGCCCGACTCTGCTGAGCCAAAATGGCCTCGCGTGTCTTTCG ACATGGAAAACGCTATTAGAAATGACTCCAACCCACCAGCGACTCCTCCATCTGCCCTCTCCCAACTCCTGCCCACCATTGCCCCACCAGTCACCACAACAGCCCCCATCTTTAAATTACTCTCCAATGATGACTTGCATCTCGGGCAAACTACTAAGGACAACAAACGGGCAGACACGGACAGACTAGCTACTCCCACTAATGCACCCGAGAAGTCTTATAACCCCGCTG GATCTCCTGCTCGCCCGTCCATTCCGCTCAACAAGAAACCAAATATGGTGGGGAAACCAGGAGAAACAG ACAAACTGAACAGCTTGAAGCAGAAGGACAAGTTGCCCATTTCAAAGCCCAAAGTTCCCCTAGCGACCACCAAGCCCACCAAACAGGACCGGAAACAGACCACCACGTTCGCCCCAACAACAGCAG CAAGTCGACAGGAATCCTGGGAAGACTCGGAGCTCTTCAAACCACAGCCATCTTCTGACCTTGATGCTCTAGGAAAGAAACGATATGTAG CCCCTCATGTCATCTACCAAACGGGCAAGAAACCTGACGAGCcgtgctccatcacctcctccctcaACTACTTCCCAGAAGATGAACCTGGCGAGGTGAATGTGACTTCGCCACCTCGTTCTCCTCCCTCCAACCTTACTGTGGTGACGGTGGAAGGATGCCCGTCCTTCGTCATCCTGGACTGGGAAAAATCAGACAATGACACCACCG AGTATGAAGTCATCTCCACGGCCAAAGGTCCCGATGGTGAGCAGGTTTCTGTCCTCACCACCAACCAGACCCACACAGCTGTCGAGAACCTCagaccagagagcag CTACGAGTTTACGGTGAAGCCAAAGAACGATCTGGGGATCGGCCCCGAGAGTGAACCCGTGTCTTTCAACACAGAATCAG CCGATCCGCGGGTGAGCGAGAACGTCTCTG GGAAAGATGCCATTTGGACCCAGTTCCCCTTCACCACAGACTCGCACTCGGACTGTCACGGCAAACAGTACGTGAAGAGGACGTGGTACCGCAAGTTTGTCGGAGTCCAGCTGTGCAACTCGCTGCGGTACAAGATCTACCTGAGCGACACGCTCAACG GTAAATTCTACAACATTGGCGACCAGTCTGGCTTCGGCGAGGATCATTGCCAGTTCGTGGATTCTTTCTTGGATGGAAGAACAGGCAGGCACCTCAGAGCAGACCTGCTCCCATCCAGACTCG GTTTCTACAGAGCCCTCCGACAGGAGCCGGTCCACTTTGGCCAGATTGGTGGACACTCCCATGTCAGCTACGTGTCGTGGTACGAGTGTGGAATCCCCATCCCAGGCAAATGGTGA